A section of the Clostridium felsineum DSM 794 genome encodes:
- a CDS encoding GNAT family N-acetyltransferase produces MMELRTDRLIIRRFSENDGEDLYEYFSNPRVLEFEPYKPFTKDESFMQKQKGM; encoded by the coding sequence ATGATGGAATTAAGAACGGATCGATTGATAATACGTAGATTTTCAGAAAATGATGGTGAGGATTTATACGAGTACTTTTCCAACCCTAGAGTACTAGAGTTTGAACCATATAAGCCATTTACAAAAGATGAATCTTTTATGCAGAAGCAAAAAGGCATGTGA
- a CDS encoding GNAT family N-acetyltransferase: MELEVTKLSEEYLEECVDLFIDTFSREPWNDEYNSREQVKDFFINHMKNNYFLGYVGLIDQKVIALSIGMKKPWLYGLEYYIDEFCIGHDFQGKGIGSLFLKNIEELLADDKVEGMILNTERDYPSYEFYKKNGFKVIGNLIVLGK; this comes from the coding sequence ATGGAGTTAGAGGTAACTAAGTTATCAGAAGAATATTTGGAGGAATGTGTAGATTTATTTATAGATACATTCTCAAGAGAACCTTGGAATGATGAATATAATTCAAGAGAACAGGTAAAGGATTTTTTTATAAACCATATGAAAAATAATTACTTTTTAGGATATGTAGGCTTGATAGATCAAAAAGTTATAGCGTTAAGTATAGGAATGAAAAAGCCTTGGCTTTATGGATTGGAGTATTACATAGATGAGTTTTGCATAGGACATGATTTTCAAGGAAAAGGTATTGGAAGTTTGTTTTTGAAAAATATAGAAGAGTTATTAGCTGATGATAAGGTAGAAGGGATGATACTTAATACAGAAAGAGATTATCCTTCTTATGAGTTTTACAAAAAAAATGGCTTTAAAGTTATAGGGAATTTAATTGTTTTGGGAAAATAA
- a CDS encoding acyl-CoA thioester hydrolase/BAAT C-terminal domain-containing protein: MEQYRSKKIYADFYENEGKPLVVIMSGSLPGLPTNISDDLLNYLKQNFNILFLAYYGIGELPKSLEMVPIEYFENAINFIKEKQNIPDDKVIIIGQSKGGEAALVLTNYIKSAITIATVPSSYVFQGLPEDLFSIYKVPPKSSWSFNNKELPYIKFSFDETSMNYAKNKNFCKCHETSIEKNFNPDALINLDNYKGKVMLLSSENDTYWPSKNMCNTLVKNSKSKDNIKHIPLNLEGHYFLWYKESVSEIISYLKTNVK; this comes from the coding sequence ATGGAACAATATAGATCAAAGAAAATTTATGCAGACTTTTACGAAAATGAAGGAAAACCATTAGTAGTTATTATGAGTGGTAGCTTACCTGGGCTTCCAACTAATATAAGTGATGATTTATTAAATTATTTAAAGCAGAACTTTAATATTTTATTCTTAGCATACTATGGAATTGGAGAACTTCCAAAGTCTTTAGAAATGGTGCCAATAGAATATTTCGAAAATGCTATAAACTTTATTAAAGAAAAACAGAATATTCCTGATGATAAAGTAATTATTATAGGTCAATCTAAAGGTGGCGAAGCCGCTTTAGTATTAACAAATTATATAAAATCAGCAATTACTATAGCAACAGTTCCTAGTTCATATGTTTTTCAAGGCTTGCCAGAAGATCTTTTCAGCATATATAAAGTACCGCCAAAATCTTCGTGGTCTTTTAACAATAAAGAATTACCCTATATCAAATTTTCTTTTGATGAAACTTCCATGAATTATGCAAAGAACAAAAATTTCTGCAAGTGTCATGAAACTTCCATAGAAAAAAATTTTAATCCAGACGCCTTAATAAATCTCGATAACTATAAAGGTAAAGTAATGCTACTTTCATCTGAAAATGATACATATTGGCCAAGTAAAAATATGTGCAACACCCTAGTGAAAAATAGCAAAAGTAAAGATAATATTAAGCACATTCCTTTAAACTTAGAAGGGCATTACTTTTTATGGTATAAAGAATCAGTCAGCGAAATAATAAGTTATTTAAAGACAAATGTAAAATGA
- a CDS encoding TetR/AcrR family transcriptional regulator — MDNIILGKTEDKKELKRKAILKAAADVFSKKGYIDTSIKDITNEASISVGSFYSYFSTKEEILVHIFEEISNMSIEAASESSKFSKDNIIEQFTRSMTSAVCIYAKNKEFAKILFVKSMGINESFEKKRSEILDRTSFYLKTMLEHLRKNHLCIIDNIEITSVLLTHSIFGVISNWLDEKLKCSIEDIIFSLCTYHLKALNINHKAENVHKYIKKVINSDYKELLG, encoded by the coding sequence ATGGATAATATTATTTTAGGAAAAACAGAGGATAAAAAAGAACTAAAGAGAAAAGCAATCTTAAAAGCAGCTGCAGATGTTTTTTCAAAAAAGGGCTATATAGATACTTCTATAAAAGACATTACTAATGAAGCTTCTATATCTGTAGGCTCTTTTTATTCTTACTTTAGCACTAAAGAAGAGATATTAGTACATATCTTTGAGGAAATTTCAAATATGAGTATAGAAGCTGCTTCTGAAAGTTCAAAGTTTTCAAAAGACAATATAATCGAACAATTTACAAGATCAATGACAAGTGCAGTATGTATATACGCCAAAAATAAAGAATTTGCTAAAATATTATTTGTGAAATCTATGGGAATTAATGAATCATTTGAAAAAAAACGTTCAGAAATACTAGACAGAACATCTTTTTATTTAAAAACGATGCTAGAACATTTAAGAAAAAATCATTTGTGCATTATAGACAATATAGAAATAACCTCAGTTCTTCTTACACATAGTATCTTTGGTGTAATAAGCAATTGGCTTGATGAAAAACTTAAATGCAGTATAGAAGATATAATTTTCTCTTTGTGCACTTATCATCTCAAGGCTTTAAATATAAATCACAAAGCTGAGAATGTACATAAATATATAAAGAAAGTTATTAATTCAGATTACAAAGAACTTCTTGGATAA
- a CDS encoding leucine-rich repeat protein: protein MKFNQLMKKVMNNAKNMKTSTVSLVLIFTILFLNINFVKVSAITITGTDVNGFSWQSDDGVTYSITGYNGNNTNITIPGSIDGHTVTSISSNAFNGNNDIKYKSLTSVTIPNTVTSIGSFAFYYCSSLVSISIPNSVTTIGDSAFAYCISLPNITLPTNLSSIGNSTFQDCKAFTGITIPSSVTSIGHHAFLECLNLTSVTIPNSVATIGDSAFQDCKVLNNVVMPDSVISVGDYLFYDCWALTNVRLSSNITRISNFMFYRCWNLAGITLPNGITSIGQSAFEECEVLSSITIPSSVITIKGRAFLACKVLSNITIPNSVRTIEFNAFAHCYAFTNIIIPSSVTSIGDYAFYYCTSLAEVTIPQSVTSIGFLTFNSCDPNFKIKGFMGSYAQVYASSNSLSFEELSIPSYTVTFNSEGGSVIQSVQANDNSLISAPAVPIKAGYTFGGWYKDEGFTNVWNFATDKVTTATTLYAKWTAIPPEEIYTVTFNSDGGSVIESVQANDNSLIPAPAAPTKTGYTFGGWYKDEGFTNVWNFATDKVTTATILYAKWTEIPKVTYQSHIQSIGWQNWFSNGEISGTSGQSFRLEAMKIKLENVDGGIEYRTHVQNIGWMNWVKDGELSGTEGKSYRLEAIAIRLTGAAANTYDIYYRVHAQNIGWMDWAKNGESAGTSGYGYRLEAIQIMLVPKGETAPGQVSTPFVDKNAPHPNVIYQSHVQNVGWQNWSSNGEVSGTSGKAFRLEAMKIKLENIDGGVEYRTHVQNIGWMNWVKDGELSGTEGKSYRLEAIDIRLTGVAADMYDMYYRVHAQNIGWMDWAKNGESAGTSGYGYRLEAIQIMIIPKGGAAPGPTTKCFVQK from the coding sequence GTGAAATTCAACCAACTAATGAAAAAAGTAATGAATAACGCAAAAAATATGAAAACAAGCACAGTATCATTAGTGCTTATCTTTACAATTTTATTTTTGAACATCAATTTTGTAAAGGTATCAGCAATAACTATTACAGGCACAGATGTAAATGGTTTCTCATGGCAATCTGATGATGGAGTTACATATTCAATAACAGGTTATAATGGGAATAATACCAATATTACTATACCAGGTTCTATAGATGGGCATACAGTCACCAGTATTTCAAGTAATGCTTTTAATGGGAATAATGATATTAAGTATAAATCATTAACCAGTGTAACAATTCCGAATACTGTTACTAGCATAGGAAGTTTTGCATTTTATTACTGCTCATCTTTAGTAAGTATATCAATACCAAATAGTGTAACGACTATAGGAGATAGTGCATTTGCATATTGTATTTCTCTTCCTAATATAACACTTCCGACTAATCTTAGTAGCATAGGAAATTCTACTTTTCAGGATTGCAAAGCCTTTACAGGAATAACAATTCCAAGTAGTGTTACAAGTATAGGACATCATGCTTTTTTAGAATGTTTAAACCTTACCAGTGTAACAATTCCTAATAGTGTAGCAACTATTGGAGATAGCGCTTTTCAAGACTGTAAGGTACTTAATAATGTGGTAATGCCTGATAGTGTAATAAGTGTAGGAGATTATTTGTTTTATGATTGTTGGGCTTTAACAAATGTAAGGTTATCAAGTAATATCACAAGAATTAGCAACTTTATGTTTTATAGATGTTGGAACCTTGCAGGTATAACACTTCCAAATGGTATTACAAGCATTGGACAAAGTGCTTTTGAAGAGTGTGAAGTTCTTTCAAGCATAACAATTCCAAGCAGTGTTATAACAATTAAAGGTCGTGCTTTTCTTGCGTGCAAGGTTCTGTCAAACATAACAATTCCCAATAGTGTTAGAACTATAGAATTTAATGCCTTTGCCCACTGTTATGCTTTTACAAATATAATAATTCCAAGTAGTGTAACTAGTATTGGTGATTATGCATTTTATTATTGTACATCTTTAGCAGAAGTAACCATACCTCAAAGTGTAACTAGTATTGGTTTTTTGACCTTCAATAGTTGTGACCCAAATTTTAAGATAAAGGGTTTTATGGGTTCTTACGCTCAGGTTTATGCAAGCAGTAACTCCCTATCATTTGAAGAATTATCAATACCAAGTTATACAGTAACATTTAACAGTGAAGGTGGAAGCGTCATACAAAGTGTACAGGCAAATGATAATAGTTTAATATCAGCACCAGCAGTACCAATAAAGGCAGGATATACATTTGGAGGTTGGTATAAGGATGAAGGATTTACAAATGTATGGAACTTTGCAACGGATAAGGTTACTACAGCTACAACACTGTATGCAAAATGGACAGCAATTCCACCCGAAGAGATTTATACAGTGACATTTAATAGTGATGGTGGAAGTGTTATAGAAAGCGTACAGGCAAATGATAATAGTTTAATACCAGCACCAGCAGCACCGACCAAGACAGGATATACATTTGGAGGATGGTATAAGGATGAAGGATTTACAAATGTATGGAACTTTGCAACGGATAAGGTTACTACAGCTACAATACTGTACGCAAAATGGACAGAAATTCCAAAGGTAACCTACCAAAGTCACATACAAAGTATTGGTTGGCAAAACTGGTTTAGCAATGGAGAGATTTCAGGAACAAGTGGACAATCATTTCGACTAGAAGCAATGAAAATAAAGCTGGAGAACGTCGATGGAGGAATTGAATATCGCACGCATGTACAGAATATAGGTTGGATGAATTGGGTTAAAGATGGAGAACTAAGTGGCACAGAAGGTAAGTCATATCGCCTTGAAGCTATTGCTATTAGGCTTACTGGAGCGGCAGCAAATACGTATGATATATATTACAGAGTTCATGCACAGAATATAGGTTGGATGGATTGGGCTAAAAATGGAGAATCAGCAGGTACATCAGGATATGGTTATAGATTAGAAGCTATACAAATTATGCTTGTACCTAAAGGAGAGACAGCTCCTGGACAAGTTAGTACTCCCTTCGTTGATAAAAATGCACCACATCCAAATGTCATTTACCAAAGTCATGTACAAAATGTAGGTTGGCAAAACTGGTCAAGCAATGGAGAGGTTTCAGGAACAAGTGGAAAAGCATTTCGACTAGAAGCAATGAAGATAAAACTAGAAAATATTGATGGTGGAGTTGAATATCGCACACATGTACAAAATATAGGTTGGATGAATTGGGTTAAAGATGGAGAACTAAGTGGTACTGAGGGTAAGTCATATCGCCTTGAAGCAATTGATATTAGACTTACTGGGGTAGCAGCTGATATGTATGACATGTATTACAGAGTTCATGCACAGAATATAGGCTGGATGGATTGGGCTAAAAATGGAGAATCAGCAGGTACGTCAGGATACGGTTATAGATTGGAAGCTATACAAATTATGATTATACCTAAGGGGGGAGCGGCACCTGGGCCTACTACAAAGTGTTTTGTTCAGAAGTAA
- a CDS encoding AraC family transcriptional regulator → MEWIEGIGEAINYIEDNITEEIPIKDIAKKVLMSPFYFQKGFAMLCGFTVGEYIRQRRLTLAGREIVSTDKKIIDIALKYGYSSPDSFTKAFTRFHGVTPNAVRKDGAMIKSFAPLKIKFSLEGGYIMDYKIVEKDSFTIIGVSKVFKYDNATKEIPQFWKEHYETGKGKVVCGMYGVNIDESMSLDEFEYLIADNYNPTIDIPKGFVTKIIPKYTWAVFASKGPMPKSLQDVSKKIFSEWLPNCKDYEIAAGYNIEMYTDPANYSKGSEDESYYSEMWIPVKKK, encoded by the coding sequence ATGGAGTGGATTGAAGGAATCGGTGAGGCTATCAATTACATTGAGGACAATATTACTGAAGAAATACCAATAAAAGATATTGCTAAAAAGGTACTTATGTCTCCCTTCTATTTCCAAAAAGGGTTTGCAATGCTTTGTGGTTTTACAGTTGGAGAATACATCAGACAGCGAAGACTTACTCTTGCAGGCAGGGAAATTGTTTCTACTGATAAAAAAATTATTGATATTGCACTTAAATATGGATATTCCTCACCAGATAGTTTCACGAAAGCCTTTACTCGATTTCATGGTGTAACACCTAACGCTGTCCGAAAAGATGGAGCAATGATTAAATCATTTGCTCCTCTGAAAATTAAATTTTCATTGGAAGGTGGTTATATTATGGATTACAAAATTGTTGAAAAAGATTCGTTTACTATTATAGGTGTATCAAAGGTGTTTAAATATGATAATGCAACCAAAGAAATTCCACAGTTTTGGAAAGAACATTATGAAACAGGAAAAGGAAAAGTTGTATGTGGAATGTACGGAGTAAACATAGACGAGAGCATGAGTTTAGATGAATTTGAATATTTGATTGCAGACAATTACAATCCGACTATAGACATACCTAAGGGGTTTGTTACAAAGATTATTCCTAAATATACATGGGCTGTTTTTGCTTCTAAGGGACCGATGCCAAAATCCTTGCAAGATGTAAGTAAAAAAATATTCTCGGAATGGTTGCCTAATTGCAAAGATTATGAAATTGCAGCAGGTTATAATATTGAAATGTATACTGATCCGGCTAATTATTCCAAAGGTAGTGAAGATGAAAGCTACTACAGCGAAATGTGGATTCCTGTTAAGAAAAAATAA
- a CDS encoding cupin domain-containing protein — translation MYTADYFIKNLDMIAHPEGGFYKEVYVSEENITARDLKSDFEGSRILWTSIHFLLQDGEVSNFHRLKSDEMWYYHSGSPLTIYMISPEGMLITEQLGLNIAQGEKPQVLVPKNYIFGSAMNNKGYALVGCMVSPGFEFRDFELFKRRELLEKYPQYKETIFKLTQDN, via the coding sequence ATGTATACAGCAGACTATTTTATAAAAAATTTAGACATGATAGCACATCCTGAAGGTGGGTTTTACAAAGAAGTTTATGTTTCAGAGGAAAATATAACAGCAAGAGATTTAAAATCTGATTTTGAAGGTTCGAGAATACTTTGGACAAGTATACATTTCTTACTTCAAGATGGAGAGGTATCTAACTTTCATAGGTTAAAATCTGATGAAATGTGGTATTATCATTCAGGATCACCGTTAACTATCTACATGATTAGTCCAGAAGGAATGCTTATAACTGAGCAGCTTGGACTTAATATTGCACAAGGGGAAAAACCTCAAGTGTTAGTTCCTAAAAATTATATATTTGGATCAGCTATGAATAATAAGGGATATGCTTTAGTTGGCTGCATGGTTTCACCAGGATTTGAATTTAGAGATTTTGAGCTATTTAAAAGAAGAGAGTTGCTAGAAAAATATCCTCAATATAAGGAAACAATTTTTAAATTGACTCAAGATAATTAA
- a CDS encoding PadR family transcriptional regulator: protein MPRKDSIDIGELTDSAFYILSSVIEKKHGYLIMKTIEKFTNNEVTIGPASLYTTLKKLLAANLVELNCSEDENKKVYKITSKGRDMLEKEIERKKQMIKFAENFLNYEEEGNL, encoded by the coding sequence ATGCCAAGAAAAGACTCGATTGATATTGGAGAATTAACGGATTCTGCTTTTTATATTTTATCAAGTGTTATTGAGAAAAAGCATGGATATTTAATTATGAAAACCATTGAGAAGTTTACTAATAACGAAGTTACTATTGGTCCTGCATCTCTTTATACAACACTTAAAAAGCTGTTAGCAGCAAATTTAGTAGAGTTGAATTGTAGTGAAGATGAAAATAAAAAAGTATATAAAATAACAAGTAAAGGTAGAGATATGCTTGAGAAAGAGATTGAGCGTAAAAAACAGATGATTAAATTTGCGGAGAACTTTTTAAATTATGAGGAGGAGGGAAATTTATGA
- a CDS encoding DUF2812 domain-containing protein produces MKNKYVAISGFSFSEEEDMAKLSNYAKSGWILEDIVGVFFYKLRKDKPQDIIYSLDYQSDVDDEYFNIFKEAGWQLVISVDKGTHIFVAQAGTKPIYSDRKSEIDKYINIRNQTKKGTIYSLIIGIILLSLLALSVIFIKPIFLIILALLIIDIIIFVFSYMPYLAYNSRIKQMQRNGMCKSGEIDNKISYKVDAFIGSIFLADGIFFLMKKNYFSIFFIILAVFNIILSIVHYKKYRKY; encoded by the coding sequence ATGAAAAATAAATATGTAGCAATCAGTGGCTTTTCATTTAGTGAAGAAGAGGATATGGCAAAATTATCAAACTATGCAAAAAGTGGTTGGATACTAGAAGATATAGTGGGAGTATTTTTCTATAAATTGAGAAAAGATAAGCCTCAAGATATAATATATAGCTTAGATTATCAATCAGATGTAGATGATGAATACTTTAATATATTTAAAGAGGCAGGATGGCAACTTGTTATATCTGTTGATAAGGGAACGCATATTTTTGTTGCACAAGCCGGAACTAAGCCTATTTATAGCGATAGAAAATCGGAAATAGATAAATATATAAATATAAGAAATCAAACAAAAAAAGGAACAATATATTCATTAATAATAGGAATCATATTATTAAGCTTATTAGCTTTGTCGGTAATATTTATAAAACCTATATTTTTAATTATTTTAGCATTATTAATAATTGATATAATTATTTTTGTTTTTAGTTATATGCCTTATTTGGCATATAATAGTAGAATCAAGCAAATGCAGAGAAATGGAATGTGTAAAAGTGGAGAGATAGATAATAAAATTTCCTATAAAGTAGATGCTTTTATAGGAAGTATATTTTTAGCGGATGGTATATTTTTTTTAATGAAGAAAAATTACTTTTCAATATTTTTTATAATTTTAGCAGTGTTCAATATTATTTTAAGTATAGTTCATTATAAAAAGTATAGAAAATATTAG
- a CDS encoding linear amide C-N hydrolase, with the protein MCTSAVVYKDRPIYLMNFDFFEVESRIRIEDKGDIPVFFFEINQGGQFLETAGMNTNGFFGNFQGNLSDSHKNIVPDKNCITIDKLYREFLNSDKSIEELLNVIEKKTVVYPPIPPEYNKMHNMFADELGNAIILETSNGKNDVTKIKENFLVMTNFPVGQFKNIDYKKVSGVGSDRYIKAYEHILSIGNDFSMDNAFDILKSTAQKEKDFETIISMVFVPSELKVYVSIKRQFEKIWMVDIRRKCVETFRGFESKHIISINKAGVSIESLDSI; encoded by the coding sequence ATGTGTACAAGTGCTGTGGTATATAAGGATAGACCTATATATTTAATGAATTTTGATTTTTTTGAAGTAGAATCAAGAATTAGGATTGAAGATAAAGGAGATATTCCTGTATTCTTTTTTGAGATAAACCAAGGAGGACAATTTCTTGAAACGGCTGGAATGAATACAAATGGGTTCTTCGGCAACTTTCAAGGGAATTTATCTGATAGTCATAAGAATATAGTACCAGATAAAAACTGTATAACAATTGATAAGCTTTATAGAGAGTTTTTGAATTCAGATAAATCTATTGAGGAGTTGCTTAATGTAATTGAGAAGAAAACAGTAGTGTATCCACCTATTCCGCCAGAATACAATAAAATGCATAATATGTTTGCAGACGAATTGGGTAATGCTATTATTTTAGAAACTTCTAATGGAAAAAATGATGTGACTAAGATAAAAGAAAATTTTTTAGTTATGACAAATTTTCCGGTAGGTCAATTTAAAAATATTGATTATAAAAAAGTTTCTGGAGTTGGAAGTGATCGATACATAAAAGCGTATGAACATATATTAAGTATAGGTAATGATTTTAGTATGGATAATGCTTTCGATATATTAAAAAGTACGGCTCAAAAAGAAAAGGATTTTGAAACTATAATATCTATGGTGTTTGTTCCAAGTGAATTAAAGGTTTATGTTTCGATAAAAAGGCAGTTTGAAAAGATATGGATGGTAGACATAAGAAGAAAATGTGTGGAAACCTTTCGAGGCTTTGAAAGTAAACATATAATAAGTATTAATAAAGCTGGTGTAAGTATAGAAAGTTTAGATAGTATATAA
- a CDS encoding TetR/AcrR family transcriptional regulator translates to MAKTTKGEQSKIKLIESAAKLFLQKGYNGTGINDILMDTGLPKGSFYFHFASKKDLAISVSEYFEKKLIGWAIRNSKDKKWDEFITDLLNIMIKGAENGKHYGCPFAVMGLEIAFSDSDISKCYYEAMKKVIDLFALNLEYSGIPKDKVYELANSAFAIYEGYLVCYRIGKDINVLKMMQKDLIKVYEDFKIDK, encoded by the coding sequence ATGGCTAAGACAACTAAGGGAGAACAATCCAAAATAAAACTAATTGAAAGTGCTGCAAAATTATTTTTACAAAAAGGATATAACGGAACAGGTATCAATGATATTTTAATGGATACAGGTTTGCCTAAGGGGTCATTTTATTTTCACTTTGCTAGCAAAAAAGACTTAGCTATTAGTGTTTCAGAATACTTCGAAAAAAAGCTAATAGGATGGGCAATAAGGAATTCAAAAGATAAAAAGTGGGATGAATTCATAACAGATTTATTAAATATAATGATTAAGGGTGCAGAAAATGGAAAACATTACGGGTGTCCTTTTGCAGTTATGGGTTTAGAGATAGCTTTTTCCGATTCTGATATTTCAAAATGTTATTATGAGGCTATGAAAAAAGTAATAGATTTATTTGCTTTGAATCTTGAATATTCTGGAATACCCAAAGATAAGGTATATGAATTAGCCAATAGTGCATTTGCAATATACGAAGGATATTTAGTGTGTTACAGGATTGGTAAGGATATAAATGTTCTAAAGATGATGCAAAAAGATCTTATAAAAGTATATGAGGATTTTAAAATAGATAAATAA
- a CDS encoding epoxyqueuosine reductase produces the protein MDTIEKMIQKKAYELGYEKCGIISIDLMDEYAEKFNERIEKVPESKMFYQSQQRLIKPKEIYPWAKSVVVLTVAYGKYKVPKELEGIIAKSYLFDVRVDKNTKEYQNNRELEKYMKGLGLKVETDQKFGVVGMRWAAMQAGVGIIRRNNFLYTEAGSWVHLEAWITDREMELKETNNVPQCPKSCNRCVASCPTKSLSAPYTMSPTECISFLTSFGGRDLTKEPLSKTFGKCVYGCDLCQDACPMNKGKWKGEEEFPGLKELTESLTPENILNMKEDFYRRKVQPKFFYLSEEELWKWKVDVLCYMRNNYKEDYKELIINECNNENSKISDMAYFICEELSLR, from the coding sequence ATGGATACAATTGAAAAAATGATTCAAAAGAAAGCTTATGAATTAGGGTATGAGAAGTGTGGGATTATATCAATTGATTTGATGGATGAATATGCTGAAAAATTTAATGAGCGTATTGAAAAAGTTCCAGAATCAAAAATGTTTTATCAAAGCCAACAGCGTTTAATAAAGCCTAAAGAGATATATCCATGGGCAAAATCTGTAGTAGTACTTACGGTAGCGTATGGAAAGTATAAGGTTCCAAAGGAATTAGAAGGGATTATAGCTAAGTCATATTTGTTTGATGTGCGTGTAGATAAAAACACAAAAGAGTATCAGAATAATCGCGAATTAGAAAAATATATGAAGGGGCTTGGTTTAAAGGTAGAGACGGATCAAAAATTCGGTGTAGTTGGAATGAGATGGGCGGCTATGCAAGCAGGAGTTGGCATTATTCGTAGAAATAATTTTTTATATACAGAAGCTGGTTCATGGGTTCATCTTGAAGCATGGATAACTGATAGAGAAATGGAATTAAAGGAAACAAATAATGTTCCTCAGTGTCCCAAGTCATGTAATCGCTGTGTAGCATCGTGTCCTACAAAATCTCTTTCTGCACCTTATACCATGTCACCAACTGAATGTATTTCTTTTCTAACTAGTTTTGGAGGTCGTGATTTAACTAAAGAACCATTAAGTAAAACCTTCGGAAAATGTGTTTATGGCTGTGATCTTTGTCAAGATGCATGTCCAATGAATAAGGGAAAGTGGAAGGGAGAAGAGGAATTTCCGGGACTTAAAGAATTAACAGAGTCGTTAACACCAGAGAATATTTTGAATATGAAAGAAGATTTTTATCGAAGGAAGGTACAACCTAAGTTTTTTTATTTATCGGAAGAAGAACTTTGGAAATGGAAGGTAGATGTATTGTGCTATATGCGTAATAATTATAAAGAAGATTATAAAGAACTTATTATAAATGAATGCAACAATGAGAATAGTAAAATAAGTGACATGGCATACTTTATTTGTGAGGAGCTTTCTTTACGTTAA
- a CDS encoding LysR family transcriptional regulator → MRIDLLREFIMLSKNLNFSETAKQLYITQSVLSKHIVSLENEVGAALLTRNHRNVELTEVGKLFLVEATAIVNQYDSGIKKIKTSIKDFEKELKIGYLYEHTKNLLVPTVHSFRQKFPNTKLTLMAGLYETLPPQLKNNTVDLILTLNLDKDISFWCETYPLYTDILCVAVCKNHPLSKQKNVSINDLTSERIFLPSNEIFNGYGAFANKLLNSKNLSKDMLLNYECIYSSLLMAEAGEGIAIIPKMFKADRNNTLCFIPFKGDEYSFDVIAAWRKTDNNPAIRKFIQELSRNSSN, encoded by the coding sequence ATGCGAATTGACTTATTACGTGAATTTATTATGCTTTCTAAAAACTTAAATTTTAGCGAAACAGCAAAACAACTCTATATTACTCAGTCTGTGTTAAGTAAACATATTGTTTCATTAGAAAATGAAGTTGGTGCAGCTTTATTAACAAGAAATCATCGTAACGTTGAACTAACTGAGGTAGGAAAACTATTTTTAGTTGAAGCTACTGCTATTGTAAATCAATATGACAGCGGTATTAAGAAAATCAAGACTTCTATAAAGGATTTTGAAAAAGAATTAAAAATTGGCTATTTATACGAACACACCAAAAATCTTCTTGTTCCTACTGTGCATTCATTTAGGCAAAAATTTCCTAATACAAAATTAACACTAATGGCTGGTTTGTATGAAACTCTACCTCCTCAACTTAAAAACAACACTGTGGATTTAATTCTTACTCTTAACTTAGATAAGGATATTTCATTCTGGTGTGAAACATATCCATTGTATACAGATATTCTTTGCGTAGCAGTATGTAAAAATCACCCTCTATCAAAACAAAAAAACGTATCAATTAATGATTTGACTTCAGAACGCATTTTCTTACCTTCTAATGAAATCTTTAATGGATACGGTGCTTTTGCAAACAAACTTTTAAATTCAAAAAATTTATCCAAAGATATGCTTTTAAATTATGAATGTATATACTCCTCATTATTAATGGCTGAAGCAGGAGAAGGTATTGCCATAATACCGAAAATGTTTAAAGCTGATAGAAACAATACCCTTTGCTTTATACCTTTTAAAGGCGATGAGTATTCCTTTGACGTTATTGCTGCTTGGAGAAAAACAGATAACAATCCTGCAATAAGAAAATTTATACAAGAATTGTCCCGTAATTCCTCAAATTAA